In a single window of the Zea mays cultivar B73 chromosome 5, Zm-B73-REFERENCE-NAM-5.0, whole genome shotgun sequence genome:
- the LOC100273914 gene encoding probable protein phosphatase 2C 25 isoform X1, with protein MWSWLTKIASACLGPVRRCARTRKDEDDSDNGRGVADDLLWSRDLGRHAAGQFSFAVVQANEALEDHSQVETGSAATFVGVYDGHGGAEAARFISDHLFAHLIRLAQENGTISEDVVRSAFSATEEGFLTLVRRTRFIKPLIAAVGSCCLVGVIWRGTLYVANLGDSRAVIGVLGRSNKIVAEPLTRDHNASREEVRQELISRHPDDSQIVVLKHGVWRIKGIIQVSRTIGDAYLKRREFALDPSITRFRLSEPLRQPILTAEPSIYTRVLNPQDKFIIFASDGLWEHLTNQQAVEIVHSNPRSGIAKRLVRAALKQAARKREMRYDDLRKVEKGIRRFFHDDITVVVVYIDHGLLQERDTSVPELSVRGFVDSVGPSSFSGITAIS; from the exons ATGTGGTCGTGGTTGACGAAGATTGCGTCCGCGTGCTTGGGCCCGGTCCGGAGGTGCGCGCGTACGAGGAAGGATGAGGACGACAGCGATAATGGCCGCGGCGTCGCCGACGACCTGCTGTGGTCGCGGGACCTCGGGCGCCACGCGGCGGGTCAGTTCTCGTTTGCCGTCGTGCAGGCCAACGAGGCGTTGGAGGACCACAGCCAAGTGGAGACAGGCTCTGCCGCAACTTTCGTAGGCGTCTACGACGGTCATGGCGGCGCTGAGGCTGCCCGCTTCATATCTGACCACCTCTTCGCACACCTCATTC GACTTGCTCAGGAAAATGGAACAATATCTGAGGATGTTGTTCGGAGTGCGTTTTCTGCCACCGAGGAAGGCTTCTTGACACTCGTGCGGAGAACACGTTTTATAAAGCCTTTGATTGCTGCGGTTGGATCCTGCTGTCTAGTTGGTGTCATATGGAGAGGGACACTATATGTGGCTAATCTAGGCGATTCCAGGGCTGTTATTGGCGTTCTAGGTAGATCAAACAAGATCGTGGCTGAGCCACTCACAAGAGATCATAATGCAAGTAGGGAGGAGGTCAGGCAGGAGCTTATATCCCGTCATCCAGATGATTCTCAAATTGTCGTTCTCAAGCATGGTGTTTGGCGCATCAAGGGCATAATTCAG GTTTCAAGAACAATTGGAGATGCTTACTTGAAGAGGCGGGAATTTGCTCTTGATCCATCTATCACTCGTTTCCGCCTTTCGGAGCCTCTCCGCCAGCCTATTCTCACAGCAGAGCCATCTATCTATACAAGGGTGCTTAACCCACAAGAtaaatttattatttttgcaTCTGATGGTCTTTGGGAGCACTTGACAAATCAACAGGCCGTTGAAATTGTCCACAGCAATCCACGATCA GGAATTGCAAAGAGGCTGGTAAGGGCAGCGTTGAAACAAGCTGCACGGAAGAGGGAAATGAGGTATGATGACCTCAGGAAAGTTGAGAAGGGAATTCGCCGCTTCTTCCACGATGACATTACAGTAGTTGTTGTTTACATAGATCACGGATTACTGCAAGAGAGGGATACTTCCGTGCCAGAGCTCTCAGTCCGTGGCTTTGTTGACTCCGTTGGCCCCTCAAGTTTCTCAGGGATAACCGCCATATCATGA